The following proteins are co-located in the Phalacrocorax carbo chromosome 31 unlocalized genomic scaffold, bPhaCar2.1 SUPER_31_unloc_4, whole genome shotgun sequence genome:
- the LOC135310788 gene encoding peroxynitrite isomerase THAP4-like produces MPKYCRAPHCSNAAGQPRPPARRLSFYKFPLQDTARLRQWLTQMRRENWVPTRHQHLCSDHFEPSCFQYRWGVRYLRPDAIPTIFPHSPLKQESPSTLPGVTQPKQPLPASGAELVSPGQPPLPEAAALEAVPVALEPGSTTPPLLGSPVEPGDVPEGVPSCATASPPPSPQAEDAAVKPPTASPLHFNPAHTVPATTASKTVLCSALRLPVVSTVPTVSEAVTPAVTPGELSTEELVGVVLVLQRKVKVLQQRQRRHRARLEAMEGLVEQLRRESLLSSERLKLACLQPVPVTPDPAGAVTIICQEEEEVVYAVPPPAGTACSLGLEQP; encoded by the exons ATGCCCAAGTACTGCCGGGCCCCGCACTGCAGCAACGctgcggggcagccccggccgcccgcccgccggctCAGCTTCTACAA GTTCCCACTGCAGGACACGGCGCGGCTGCGGCAATGGCTGACCCAGATGCGGCGGGAGAACTGGGTGCCCACCCGCCACCAGCACCTCTGCAGCGACCACTTCGAGCCCTCCTGCTTCCAGTACCGCTGGGGCGTGCGCTACCTGCGGCCCGACGCCATCCCCACCATcttcccccacagccccctg aagcaggagagTCCCAGCACGCTGCCGGGTGTCACCCAGCCTAAGCAGCCCCTCCCAGCGAGCGGTGCAGAGCTGGTGTCGCCAGGGCAGCCACCACTCCCCGAAGCCGCTGCACTGGAAGCTGTGCCTGTCGCCCTGGAGCCTGGCTCGACCACGCCGCCGCTTCTCGGTTCCCCGGTGGAACCGGGAGACGTCCCCGAGGGTGTCCCCAGCTGCGCCACTGCATCGCCACCGCCATCCCCGCAGGCAGAGGACGCGGCCGTCAAACCACCCACTGCCAGCCCGCTGCATTTCAATCCCGCCCACACCGTGCCGGCCACTACCGCGTCCAAGACCGTCCTTTGTTCAGCCCTGAGGCTCCCCGTCGTCTCCACCGTCCCCACTGTGTCCGAGGCAGTGACACCGGCGGTGACGCCGGGCGAGCTGAGCACCGAGGAACTCGTCGGCGTCGTCTTGGTGCTACAGCGGAAGGTGAAGGTGTTGCAGCAGCGGCAACGGCGACACCGGGCCCGGCTGGAGGCCATGGAGGGGCTGGTGGAGCAGCTGCGCCGCGAAAGCCTCCTCTCCTCGGAGCGCCTCAAGCTG GCCTGTCTACAGCCGGTGCCGGTGACACCAGACCCTGCTGGTGCCGTCACCAtcatctgccaggaggaggaagaggtggtTTATGCCGTGCCACCGCCAGCGGGAACAGCCTGCAGCCTCGGCCTGGAGCAGCCGTGA
- the CLIP3 gene encoding CAP-Gly domain-containing linker protein 3: MRAAPSPSRRPRPQQATAMTKERGGDPAGGGAPPPDPPSPAVERRKKPVVHPAAPAPLPKDYAFTFFDPNDAACREILLDPRTTVPQLFAILRQWVPQVQHNVDVIGNEILRRGCHVNDRDGLTDMTLLHYACKAGAHGVGDPAAAVRLSTRLLALGGDVTLRSRWTHMNALHYAAYFDVPELIRTLLRAAAPRVLHSTCSDFSHGTALHIAASNLCLGAVRCLLEHGADPALRNSKGQVAAEVVPDPTDMALDKAEAALAARELRRLLLDAVPLSCSLPRVTLPNYDNLPGNLMLLCLGLQLGDRVRVDGGKVGTLRFCGTTAFASGQWAGVELDEPEGKNDGSVGGVRYFICPPKQGVFASVSKISKAEEQPPVPSPPPSPPGPPTRAPHKARKDKRAPRKRGGAWLDREGRRVAPGDAVLVAGQRPGRARFYGRTDFAPGYWFGVELDSAGGKHDGSVFGVRYFSCPPKHGVFAPPSRVQRVGGPREEPGDGGPEKKVQQVTVSQPKRNFPAVRTPKDITSESSFSRLLFCCWFPWMLRAEMQS; encoded by the exons ATGCGCGCTGCGCCCAGCCCATCCCGCCGGCCGCGTCCCCAGCAG gcCACCGCCATGACGAAGGAGCGTGGGGGGGAcccggcggggggaggggcgccgccccccgacccccccagccccgccgtgGAGCGACGCAAGAAGCCGGTGGTGCACCCCGCCgcccctgcccccctgcccaAGGACTACG CCTTCACCTTTTTTGACCCGAACGACGCGGCGTGCCGGGAGATCCTGCTGGACCCTCGCACCACCGTACCCCAGCTCTTCGCCATCCTGCGCCAGTGGGTGCCCCAAGTGCAGCACAATGTTGATGTCATCGGAAATGAG ATCCTGCGCCGCGGGTGCCACGTGAACGACCGGGACGGACTGACGGACATGACGCTGCTGCACTACGCCTGCAAGGCCGGCGCCCATGGCGTGG GGGACCCGGCGGCGGCCGTGCGCCTCTCGACGCGGCTGCTGGCGCTGGGGGGGGACGTGACGCTGCGCAGCCGCTGGACCCACATGAACGCCCTCCATTACGCCGCCTACTTCGACGTCCCAGAGCTCATCCGCACCCTCCTGCGAGCGGCCGCCCCCCGAG tgCTGCACTCGACCTGCAGCGACTTCAGCCACGGGACGGCCCTGCACATCGCTGCCTCCAACCTCTGCCTGGGGGCCGTGCGCTGCCTGCTGGAGCACGGGGCCGACCCCGCCCTCCGG aACAGCAAGGGTCAGGTGGCGGCCGAGGTCGTGCCGGACCCCACGGACATGGCGCTGGACAAGGCGGAGGCGGCGCTGGCGGCGCGGGAGctgcggcggctgctgctggaCGCGGTTCCCctcagctgcagcctcccccGCGTCACCCTGCCCAACTACGACAACCTGCCCGGCAACCTCATGCTGCTCTGCCTCGGCCTCCAGCTGGGCGACCGCGTCCGCGTCGACGGCGGGAAG GTGGGGACCCTGCGCTTCTGTGGCACCACGGCCTTCGCCAGCGGCCAGTGGGCGGGGGTGGAGCTGGATGAGCCCGAGGGCAAGAACGACGGCAGCGTGGGGGGGGTCCGCTACTTCATCTGCCCCCCCAAACAGG GTGTCTTCGCTTCCGTCTCAAAGATCTCCAAGGCGGAGGAGCAGCCCCCGGTGCCGTcgcccccacccagccccccgGGACCTCCGACCCGAGCACCCCACAAGGCCCGCAAGGACAAGAGAG CCCCCCGGAagcggggcggggcgtggcTGGACCGGGAGGGGCGCCGCGTGGCCCCGGGGGACGCGGTGCTGGTGGCCGGACAGCGCCCGGGGCGGGCCCGCTTCTACGGGCGCACCGACTTCGCCCCCG gGTACTGGTTCGGGGTGGAGCTGGACTCAGCCGGGGGGAAACACGACGGCTCCGTTTTCGGGGTGCGGTACTTCTCCTGCCCCCCCAAACATGGCGTCTtcgcccccccctcccgcgtGCAGAG GGTCGGGGGTCCCAGGGAGGAGCCAGGGGACGGTGGTCCCGAAAAGAAGGTCCAGCAGGTCACCG TGTCCCAGCCCAAGCGCAACTTCCCTGCGGTGCGGACCCCCAAGGACATCACCTCAGAGAGCTCCTTCTccag